aaacttaaaaaaaaattattattttaaaaagttacaATATTTTCCCTTTCCACCCTCTTTACTATGACACATAATTTGGTTAGACTCCTTTATGTTCGCATTTTATGGGCCCAGATCAAACTTTAAACGTGATATACTTCAACTTGCTtagtttaaattttatttttttgcatatttacGCCTATGCCTATTTTAATAGAGCTTTATTTTAGGgaacaaatttattaaaactaaaaaagtaaaattatACCAGTGGCATGCTAAGAAATTACCACATATTTCGTAATATACCCTTTTATACTTCAAAGGgagtataaaaattatagaaatattttttaactatttattatgtaagctaaaaattatattttttttattatgaaatatgcaaaatttgtgaaaatagattttttaaaaaatatcataaaCCAGTTTACATATTACATATCATATGTAGAGCGGTTGgcaaaatttaatttcgCACGATAGTtggatttattttaaaggatatatatagtgaaaaaaaataatatttgatttttctcaaaaaatataaaatagtataaatatgtatatactaaaaatttgtgtaaaatatattaggaAAAATTGTAAGTTAAATGGAAACACTGAAAAGGTATAAAAAGATAAGCCAATgctataaataatacaacacataacaaaaaaaaaaaaaaaaaaaaaaataatagaacaaaaaataaaaacttaTGAACAGCTAGctgtttaaatattaaataatgggtaaataaaaaatgataaggaatataaaattgaaatgtCTCGGTATAAAATGTATGTAAAATCATACAACAAATAAAGACATAAAATAGATATATTccaaaatacaaataaaaatattggaCAAATACACATGtaattatgcatatgttCATGTtcctattttattataataacaaagCACAAACAATAgaaaatcatatataagtaacatttctatattactaaataaaaaaaaataattcagcCATATGTCATATaacaattaaatattatttacaattttatctTCCATATACCATGCACATTTACGTATGTATGGTTATGGAGATtgacatttttatttcaaattttattgatAAATCTTTAACAGCATTTCATTTGGTTGGCATTATgatcattatatttattactcttatcatttaattttattatattctttgCATTAGTTATTTGTATGGCACTTTCATATGTTTCATGACTTCGGGTACTGGAAACACTGTTATTATCTTTTAGtctattgttatatatttcttgtagtaaattttcaaatatgtGTTTTACATTTAGCTTAGACACAGCGGATGcttcagaaaaaaataaattattttctctGGCAAAGCTTGCTCCTTGCTCGTAAGTAACCTAAAAAGggagttaaaaaaaataataataaataaatatacacattttaaaaagggTATAACTCAAGCAGTTTTCACCCCTGAGTTATACTAAGCATTTGTGGTGAAACAATGGGCAAACAATTTGTTAGTCTACAACGTCATATTTTCCAACTTGCCAACTTGCAAGCGTGTGTACCTTCCTTTTTGTTTCGTCTTCCTCCGCTAAATCGACCTTATTTCCCACAAGCATAATTACAATATCCTTTTCAGAGTTTTGTCTTATTTCTTCTAGccattttgaaatatttaaaaaagtttttttttttgttatatcaTATACTAATATTGCTCCGGCACTTCGCCTATAATGAGCACTCGTTATGCTCCTATATCTTTCTTGCCCTGCAGTGTCCCATATCTGGTTTAGCAGTATgaagaaacaaaataaatgtgaAATTTGTAATACAAAACTGGATTTGGCAGTATTAcgtaaaattttataaaaacataacaCGTGGCGAGAACATACCTGTGCTTTCACTGTCCCACCGACGGCCAGCGGGATGGTTCTTGTAGCAAATTCAACACCTAAAagtgtaaaataaaacataaaattgttGTAAAATTGTACAAATCGTTGAAAAGGTGTGATAAAGTTTGCTTTCGTTTTACTATAACATATGAttgtgttttattattagtgTGCATTCTTTACCAATGGTTGCCTTTGCGACACTAGGGAGGGACCCTCTTATGTACCTAGACAACAAATGTGTTTTGCCTGAGTAGTGGCATTAAAAAAGGggggtatatatattatagtaTGTGCTAGAACATGGCGCTATGACGtggattttttttctttttcgaCTGTCTCTACTTTACCTACAGTTGCGTCCCCCactaaaattattttgtaaaggTGATCATACTCTTCATTAGacatttttctaaattaaaaaaagaaaataatttttctaaaattgtgttaacattttttgaaggataaatataaactgATGGGAATCGAGATCGAGTGGTGATACAATTGTATATGTAGGTATGCATACCTATGAgcataatttttcaaaatagtTTTGTTAAGGTTAGGAGGATTGTCTGCCTTTAAAAAGTAAGTTAATTACTACTTTGAAATAATTTGACACAACCATACAAACAAATACACACACATTTATATAcgtatgtatgcatatacgAATGGTTGATaagtttatttatataaggAATATTCCATATGTATCTCAATCGTATTTACTATTCTAATTTATGTTTGCAGACTTTAATTATGTTTCCCAATTTGaattactaaaaaaaatatataataagtatgtaaaaatatgcacatttatatattgtcACTATTTAAactgataatataaacaaaattgcCCTTATTtagcaaaatatataaagaatacaaaaaaaaaaaacaatgctttattttaataataaagaacaaatatttattaaagaaaaaaaaatatattattataaaataattaatactAAAAAGTAGtacataattttgaaaaaattatgatgatttatgtttttacgtttttatacattttcaattttacaCTAccctcttttttttttattaaatatatgtatgcatagtaaatattatattatcaattttttatttttttttatttggaaaatttaaaaatattcccTTGATTTTCCAATATTATCATTCtgtttatatgaataagtAGGTAAATaagataaattaaataaatacatttaacacataaaaaaagggtgtatatattatataaagggaaaaagaatatttcaacttatttatgcatattacacacatattataaaaacaatatacaAGTCcgttgtatatattttccagtattaatcatataaacaattgatatatattcttatttttttataataaataaaaaaaatacaattatttAAGCTATTAAgctattattatgtatgcaactaatttataaaattttattttaaaaaaaaagttatataatttaatgtCTGGAGGTGAATAAAAGGGATTGAAATGTGTCTTATCCTTTGTGTGTTTAAAATGGGAGTATATattacacattttttaaattatcatattttttttcgtttttaatttgtttcaaataaaggtataatttttgtttatataccATTGTGTGTGTATTTACTTTTTCAAAGCTTTAAATCCAGGTTTATAGACAATACGAAATTtcgtatatacataaataaatgaaataaaaaaaattttaatagtCAAACTAAAggaaaagaatatattaacaaattgAAACCCTCTTTTATTTACCTTTCTCTATTTCGTtatgtaattattttttatacccAAGAGGGAAACAGTCTTAGTGTGTAAAAATGCATACTATAGagttttacaaaaaataat
This region of Plasmodium chabaudi chabaudi strain AS genome assembly, chromosome: 13 genomic DNA includes:
- a CDS encoding ras-related protein Rab-11B, putative, which codes for MSNEEYDHLYKIILVGDATVGKTHLLSRYIRGSLPSVAKATIGVEFATRTIPLAVGGTVKAQIWDTAGQERYRSITSAHYRRSAGAILVYDITKKKTFLNISKWLEEIRQNSEKDIVIMLVGNKVDLAEEDETKRKVTYEQGASFARENNLFFSEASAVSKLNVKHIFENLLQEIYNNRLKDNNSVSSTRSHETYESAIQITNAKNIIKLNDKSNKYNDHNANQMKCC